Proteins from a genomic interval of Caulobacter rhizosphaerae:
- a CDS encoding MerR family transcriptional regulator has product MKTTTIAGLAQAGGVGVETVRYYQRRGLLEQPPRPEGGGSGGGVRRYGEDDVRRLRFIRAAQAAGFTLEQAAELLALDAGDDHARARGLALERIAALDARIAELEAARDALKRLARACGETTTDPCPILSAFEGA; this is encoded by the coding sequence ATGAAGACGACGACGATCGCGGGCCTGGCCCAGGCCGGCGGAGTGGGCGTGGAAACGGTGCGCTACTACCAGCGGCGCGGCCTGCTGGAGCAGCCGCCGCGACCCGAGGGCGGCGGTTCGGGCGGCGGGGTGCGGCGCTATGGCGAGGACGACGTGCGCCGCCTGCGCTTCATCCGCGCGGCCCAAGCGGCCGGCTTCACCCTGGAGCAGGCGGCCGAGCTCCTGGCCCTGGACGCCGGCGACGACCACGCCCGGGCGCGCGGCCTGGCCCTGGAGCGCATCGCGGCGCTCGACGCCAGGATCGCCGAGCTGGAAGCGGCCCGCGACGCCCTCAAGCGCCTGGCCCGCGCCTGCGGCGAGACCACCACGGACCCCTGCCCGATCCTGTCGGCGTTCGAGGGGGCGTAG